From Geomonas agri, one genomic window encodes:
- the mobF gene encoding MobF family relaxase encodes MLSLSHGGMTASQAGKYFATEDYYLKGGESSLWLGKMAKDLKLIGRVDEQAFRNVAAGKTPDGIEQLVAPKTIMKQWEKEEVHRAGNDLTFSAPKSLSVAYAAGNHQVKEIWDLAVVNTMKYVEEHYRHYRTPDGTRVAGNIVAAKFDHVTSRALDPDVHSHVFLVNMVHTPEWKWLANEPKAIYQDKISIGMLAPAGG; translated from the coding sequence ATGCTCTCCCTCTCCCACGGCGGCATGACTGCGAGCCAAGCGGGGAAGTACTTCGCCACCGAGGACTACTACCTCAAAGGTGGCGAGTCGAGCCTGTGGCTCGGCAAAATGGCGAAGGACCTGAAGCTCATCGGGAGGGTGGACGAACAGGCTTTCCGGAATGTGGCTGCAGGCAAGACCCCGGACGGAATAGAGCAACTGGTGGCGCCGAAAACGATCATGAAGCAGTGGGAGAAGGAGGAGGTGCACCGTGCCGGCAACGACCTCACCTTTTCCGCCCCCAAATCACTTTCCGTGGCCTACGCCGCCGGCAACCATCAGGTGAAGGAAATCTGGGACCTAGCCGTTGTCAACACCATGAAGTACGTGGAGGAGCACTACAGGCATTACCGCACCCCCGACGGGACACGAGTCGCCGGGAATATCGTGGCCGCAAAATTCGATCACGTCACCTCCCGCGCCCTCGACCCGGACGTGCACAGCCACGTCTTCCTGGTCAACATGGTGCACACCCCGGAGTGGAAGTGGCTCGCCAACGAACCCAAGGCCATCTACCAGGACAAGATTTCCATCGGCATGCTGGCCCCGGCAGGAGGCTAA
- a CDS encoding lytic transglycosylase domain-containing protein produces MFMIGVALYTSTMLAECGPAVSPETTQAIIQVESGGNPFAIGDNTLKKSFATKNAAEAVQLATRLLRQGHNIDIGLMQVNSCHIRPMRLTLADLFDPCQNIRIGTTILAEFYAQHKSYDATQSLFRALSAYNTGQAWKGTGYINRILQAAGAGYRVSAPAVQFPVQASAVSPAKPRTKPKTARGSAATSPLFFDNLTGTMTAGEL; encoded by the coding sequence ATGTTCATGATCGGCGTCGCGCTCTACACCTCAACCATGCTCGCCGAGTGCGGCCCGGCCGTCTCCCCCGAGACCACCCAGGCCATCATTCAGGTCGAGAGTGGCGGCAATCCCTTCGCCATCGGCGACAACACCCTCAAAAAGAGCTTCGCTACCAAAAACGCCGCGGAGGCGGTGCAGCTAGCCACCCGTCTCTTGCGCCAGGGACACAACATCGACATCGGCCTCATGCAGGTGAACAGCTGCCACATCCGCCCCATGAGACTCACCCTCGCGGATCTCTTCGATCCCTGCCAAAACATCCGCATCGGCACCACCATCCTGGCCGAATTCTACGCCCAACACAAAAGCTACGATGCCACCCAGTCCCTTTTCCGGGCACTCTCCGCTTACAACACCGGCCAAGCTTGGAAGGGAACCGGCTACATCAACCGGATCCTCCAGGCGGCCGGCGCCGGCTACCGCGTATCGGCCCCAGCGGTGCAGTTTCCCGTACAGGCCAGCGCTGTCTCTCCCGCTAAACCTCGAACTAAGCCCAAAACGGCGCGCGGGTCCGCGGCAACCTCTCCGCTTTTCTTCGACAACCTGACGGGCACCATGACGGCAGGGGAGCTCTAG
- a CDS encoding S26 family signal peptidase, producing the protein MAIQIRHERVLRRMVLVLLLLAVLHALATRSQRVFWINLTDSEPIGLYRLHPLQGGVRRGNMVIMEVPEGFRQYVYGRGWLPEGWSLLKHVGAVAGDSYCVENERFIVNGTFIGPVYRSDQEGKPLPKLEGCREVPAGYFLPVATHIPRSFDGRYMGAIRLSVIKGVATPIVTFQ; encoded by the coding sequence ATGGCTATACAGATACGTCATGAGAGGGTGTTAAGGCGGATGGTGCTGGTGTTGCTTCTCTTGGCTGTGCTGCACGCCCTCGCTACCCGGTCGCAACGGGTGTTCTGGATTAACCTGACCGACAGCGAGCCGATCGGCCTGTATCGCCTCCATCCACTGCAGGGGGGCGTCAGACGCGGGAACATGGTCATCATGGAGGTCCCGGAAGGGTTCCGGCAGTACGTCTACGGACGAGGCTGGCTACCCGAAGGATGGTCGCTCCTTAAGCACGTCGGAGCCGTCGCAGGGGACTCCTACTGCGTCGAAAACGAGCGCTTCATCGTCAACGGGACCTTCATTGGTCCGGTCTACCGCTCCGACCAGGAGGGGAAGCCGCTGCCGAAGCTGGAAGGGTGCCGCGAGGTCCCCGCCGGGTACTTCCTCCCGGTCGCCACTCACATCCCGCGTTCCTTCGACGGCCGCTACATGGGTGCTATCAGGCTTTCCGTGATCAAGGGAGTGGCGACGCCGATTGTGACCTTTCAGTAG